One segment of Campylobacter hominis ATCC BAA-381 DNA contains the following:
- the pstA gene encoding phosphate ABC transporter permease PstA: protein MSDTFIELRQISAKKRIRANFIVNFLSIVFAIIGLLFLFWIIVTLFVKGLAGFSFDMFLKDSIDSGIRNAIVGHIIIIFIASVIGIPIGLAAGTYLSEYGGPNDKKSNFVRNMSDIMMSTPSIVIGAFAYAILVSPMNSYSGLAGALALSIMMVPVILKTTDDMLTLVPQTLREAGIALGAPKHKVILGIIFRAAKNGLLTGVILAIARVAGETAPLLFTSFNNDFFVTNPMEPMPSLTNTIYEFTQFPNEDQNAVAWAAAFILAIFVLGVNILGRYLVKRKK from the coding sequence ATGAGCGATACATTTATAGAATTAAGACAAATTTCAGCCAAAAAACGAATTAGAGCGAATTTTATTGTAAATTTCTTATCTATTGTTTTTGCGATTATCGGACTTTTATTTTTATTTTGGATTATAGTTACACTTTTTGTAAAAGGTTTGGCGGGTTTCAGTTTTGATATGTTTTTAAAAGACAGCATTGACAGCGGTATAAGAAACGCCATTGTCGGACATATAATTATTATTTTTATAGCTTCAGTTATCGGAATTCCTATCGGACTTGCCGCAGGAACTTATCTGAGTGAATACGGCGGACCGAATGATAAAAAATCAAATTTCGTGCGAAATATGAGCGATATTATGATGAGCACGCCATCAATTGTAATCGGAGCTTTCGCTTATGCGATTTTAGTTAGTCCTATGAATAGCTACAGCGGTTTGGCCGGAGCTTTGGCGTTATCCATTATGATGGTACCTGTGATTTTAAAAACAACCGATGATATGCTTACTTTAGTTCCGCAAACTCTAAGAGAAGCCGGAATCGCTCTTGGCGCGCCAAAACATAAAGTAATTTTAGGAATTATTTTCAGGGCTGCTAAAAATGGACTTTTAACGGGTGTTATTTTAGCAATTGCAAGAGTTGCCGGTGAAACCGCACCGTTACTTTTTACTTCGTTTAACAACGATTTTTTTGTAACAAATCCTATGGAACCAATGCCTTCACTTACAAATACGATTTATGAATTTACGCAATTTCCAAATGAAGATCAAAATGCGGTAGCTTGGGCGGCCGCTTTTATTTTGGCGATATTTGTTTTAGGCGTAAATATATTAGGCAGATATTTAGTTAAAAGAAAAAAATAA
- the pstC gene encoding phosphate ABC transporter permease subunit PstC, whose amino-acid sequence MQTQSSSAKMREFIFFNLTRGASIFVLVILFAIFAALVYYSLPAISKFGIGFLASSDWDVVKEQFGGAASIYGSIISTVIAMILATPVAIGIAIFLTEIAPFKIRNFFSINIELLAAIPSIVYGMWGFLYFVPLIQKLFGGTGMGLLTGGIVLSIMILPFIASVTRDSMQTTPEILKESAYALGATQFDVIKDVVFPYSKAGIIGSIILALGRAFGETMAVAFLLGGLPVVPSSITDPATSIPVTLATQFGEAMGNKIYESSLFYLALILFVISFFTIAIAKFAFLRKKRVV is encoded by the coding sequence ATGCAAACACAAAGTAGTAGCGCCAAAATGCGCGAATTTATATTTTTTAACCTGACAAGAGGCGCTTCAATCTTTGTTTTGGTTATACTTTTCGCGATTTTTGCAGCGCTTGTTTATTACTCGCTTCCGGCCATTTCAAAATTCGGCATCGGCTTTTTGGCAAGTTCTGATTGGGATGTGGTAAAAGAGCAATTTGGAGGCGCCGCTTCAATTTATGGATCTATTATTTCAACTGTTATTGCTATGATTTTAGCCACACCTGTTGCCATTGGAATAGCGATATTTTTAACGGAAATCGCACCTTTTAAAATACGAAATTTTTTTAGCATAAATATAGAATTATTAGCTGCAATTCCTTCTATTGTTTACGGTATGTGGGGATTTTTATATTTTGTGCCTTTAATTCAAAAATTATTCGGCGGAACCGGAATGGGACTTTTAACGGGCGGAATTGTGCTTTCTATTATGATTTTACCTTTTATAGCTTCAGTTACAAGAGATTCGATGCAAACAACACCGGAAATTTTAAAAGAGAGCGCCTACGCTCTTGGTGCGACACAATTTGATGTAATAAAAGATGTGGTATTTCCATACTCGAAAGCAGGAATCATTGGTTCTATCATTTTAGCGCTTGGCAGGGCTTTTGGAGAAACTATGGCAGTTGCATTTTTGCTTGGAGGACTTCCTGTCGTGCCTTCAAGTATAACTGATCCGGCTACAAGTATACCGGTTACTCTTGCTACTCAATTCGGCGAAGCAATGGGAAATAAAATTTATGAAAGCAGCCTGTTTTATCTTGCTTTGATTCTATTTGTTATCAGTTTCTTTACGATAGCAATAGCTAAATTTGCATTTTTAAGAAAGAAAAGAGTTGTGTGA
- the pstS gene encoding phosphate ABC transporter substrate-binding protein PstS, translating to MKKLAMLALAGALVSGAFASDKIMGQGATFPLPVYKDWAKIYYKQTGNQVTYSGGGSGKGISAITDRNGNFGGSDSALKKDELNEKKLLQFPAVIGSIVLAYNIDGVKDMELKLDAEAVAGIFSGKITKWNDPAIAKINENIKLPDADIVPVVRSESSGTTFNFTSYLSKANEDWAKNYGAAKTINWGAKVTPAQGNPLVAKTIKQTPNSIGYIEYAYKVTENLNAATLKTANGDWAEPTEENFAKAALNSNFSIDEHFYDVLAYGKGEKSYPIAAATFILLPSDNAEDGKKVTKFFKWAFENDEAKKAAANLGYLPLPKDTVDMIEEYWKKYDIFPK from the coding sequence ATGAAAAAATTAGCAATGTTGGCATTAGCCGGCGCGCTTGTTTCAGGTGCTTTTGCAAGCGATAAAATAATGGGTCAAGGAGCAACCTTCCCACTTCCTGTATATAAAGACTGGGCAAAAATTTATTACAAACAAACAGGAAATCAAGTCACATACAGCGGTGGCGGAAGCGGAAAAGGCATAAGTGCAATCACCGATAGAAACGGAAATTTCGGCGGAAGCGATTCGGCTCTTAAAAAAGACGAACTTAATGAAAAAAAATTATTACAATTCCCTGCAGTAATCGGAAGTATCGTTTTGGCTTATAATATCGACGGTGTGAAAGATATGGAATTAAAACTTGACGCTGAAGCTGTAGCAGGAATTTTTAGCGGCAAAATTACAAAATGGAATGATCCTGCAATAGCAAAAATAAATGAAAATATAAAACTTCCTGACGCCGATATCGTGCCGGTAGTAAGAAGTGAATCAAGTGGAACTACATTTAATTTTACAAGTTATTTAAGCAAGGCAAATGAAGACTGGGCGAAAAATTACGGCGCTGCAAAAACAATAAACTGGGGCGCGAAAGTAACTCCTGCTCAAGGAAATCCTTTGGTTGCAAAAACAATCAAACAAACTCCGAATTCAATCGGCTATATTGAATATGCTTATAAAGTTACCGAAAATTTAAATGCCGCTACTCTTAAAACTGCAAACGGAGATTGGGCTGAGCCTACAGAAGAAAATTTTGCAAAAGCCGCACTAAATTCAAATTTCAGTATTGATGAGCATTTTTACGATGTTCTTGCTTACGGAAAAGGCGAAAAAAGCTATCCTATCGCAGCTGCTACATTTATCTTACTTCCAAGCGACAACGCGGAAGACGGCAAAAAAGTAACTAAATTTTTCAAATGGGCATTTGAAAATGACGAGGCTAAAAAAGCGGCGGCGAATCTTGGATATTTGCCTCTTCCAAAAGATACGGTCGATATGATTGAAGAATACTGGAAAAAATACGATATTTTTCCAAAATAA
- a CDS encoding phosphate ABC transporter substrate-binding protein PstS, with translation MFKFLFIFFLFFTFAKADIKGAGATFVYKAVKELAIDYKDKFGKKVDFTPIGSSGGIKELKRGDVNFAISEIKGNCENCEFSQFAKGNVAVIYNVKDVKYLNLNGKILAEIYLGKIEFWDDEKIKILNQDENLPHEKINIFHRYDGSGTTLAFSEFLSANDKKFAEILGSGFSLNFKVGIGKKGSYIIAQSVRDTPFSIGYTGESYAVNLKSANLVVNDEILTIENKKYPITNKSYFVYKKDGEKLDEILKFIEFIRENGEVLDKYSLSF, from the coding sequence ATGTTTAAATTTTTATTTATATTTTTTTTATTTTTTACGTTTGCAAAAGCCGATATTAAAGGAGCCGGCGCAACTTTTGTTTATAAAGCCGTAAAAGAGCTTGCTATAGATTATAAAGATAAATTCGGCAAAAAAGTTGATTTCACACCAATTGGAAGCAGCGGCGGTATAAAAGAGCTGAAAAGAGGCGATGTGAATTTTGCAATCAGCGAGATAAAAGGCAACTGCGAAAACTGCGAATTTAGCCAATTTGCAAAAGGAAATGTAGCAGTGATTTATAATGTAAAAGACGTAAAATATTTAAATTTAAACGGCAAAATTTTGGCTGAAATTTATCTTGGGAAAATCGAATTTTGGGACGATGAAAAAATCAAAATTTTAAATCAAGACGAAAATTTACCGCATGAAAAAATTAATATTTTTCATAGATACGACGGATCTGGAACTACGCTTGCATTCAGCGAATTTTTAAGCGCAAACGACAAAAAATTCGCTGAAATTTTAGGAAGCGGATTTTCCTTGAATTTTAAAGTCGGAATCGGTAAAAAAGGAAGCTATATAATCGCGCAAAGTGTCCGTGATACACCTTTTTCTATCGGTTATACAGGAGAAAGCTACGCTGTTAATTTAAAAAGTGCAAATTTAGTTGTAAATGATGAAATTTTAACAATCGAAAATAAAAAATATCCTATAACAAATAAAAGTTATTTTGTGTATAAAAAAGACGGCGAAAAACTTGATGAAATTTTAAAATTTATAGAATTTATCCGCGAAAATGGCGAAGTTTTGGATAAATATTCCTTGTCATTTTAA
- a CDS encoding 16S rRNA (uracil(1498)-N(3))-methyltransferase, producing MVYFYDETAGNEQLKITNEQFSHLKARRLKAGERIDVRNLKDGFNYIYEIMEISRKEALCELIFKNSVIEKTPDFTVAWAVVENAVIEKTLPSLNEIGIGKVILVYSDFSQKNIKPDLKRMERILINSSQQCGRNSILEIEILNSSDELSKKFQDKISLIDFGGKSLEIFGNDEIAFVGPEGGFSERERKLFKNSYAINSPYILRSNTAILSVCAKLLF from the coding sequence ATGGTATATTTTTATGATGAAACGGCGGGAAATGAGCAACTCAAAATAACAAACGAGCAGTTTTCACATTTAAAAGCGCGCCGTCTTAAGGCAGGTGAGCGGATCGATGTCAGAAATTTAAAAGACGGGTTTAATTACATTTATGAAATTATGGAAATTTCGCGCAAAGAAGCACTTTGTGAACTTATTTTTAAAAATTCCGTTATAGAAAAAACACCTGATTTTACGGTGGCGTGGGCTGTCGTGGAAAACGCCGTTATCGAAAAAACTCTACCTTCATTAAATGAAATTGGAATCGGCAAAGTGATTTTAGTTTATAGTGATTTTTCGCAAAAAAATATAAAACCTGATTTAAAAAGAATGGAGAGAATTCTTATTAATTCATCGCAGCAATGCGGTCGTAATTCAATTTTAGAAATCGAAATTTTAAACTCTTCCGACGAACTTTCAAAAAAATTTCAAGATAAAATCTCACTTATTGACTTTGGCGGCAAAAGTTTGGAGATTTTCGGCAATGATGAAATTGCTTTTGTTGGACCGGAGGGCGGTTTTAGCGAACGTGAAAGAAAGCTTTTTAAAAATTCATATGCCATAAACTCGCCTTATATACTTCGCTCAAATACAGCGATTTTAAGCGTTTGCGCGAAACTTTTATTTTGA
- a CDS encoding thioredoxin domain-containing protein — translation MRKILIFLTILCIFFGCGNSNNDETLGEPTNSAFRAGEKVELKSVSGAKITLVRQKNGWKIAGSDKTLIFDIFGTYCNSCKDEAKNIMNLQLKHANDVQIVALIYYEDVSDEHILQNFCARHNAYYFISNDARNGQIVESIANDIGYEADKIALPFKVILKNGEYKTLGNGKKYYLGSVATEKIENDLN, via the coding sequence GTGAGAAAAATTTTAATTTTTTTAACGATTTTGTGTATATTTTTCGGTTGCGGAAATTCAAATAATGATGAAACTTTAGGAGAACCGACAAATTCGGCATTTCGCGCAGGAGAAAAAGTGGAGCTGAAAAGTGTAAGCGGCGCAAAAATAACACTAGTTCGCCAAAAAAACGGGTGGAAAATCGCAGGAAGTGACAAAACACTTATTTTCGATATTTTCGGAACTTATTGCAATTCCTGCAAAGATGAAGCAAAAAACATTATGAATTTACAACTCAAACACGCAAATGACGTGCAAATCGTAGCTTTGATATATTATGAAGATGTAAGCGACGAACATATTTTGCAAAATTTCTGCGCGCGCCACAATGCGTATTATTTTATCTCAAATGACGCAAGAAACGGACAAATCGTAGAATCAATCGCAAATGATATCGGTTATGAAGCGGATAAAATCGCGCTTCCGTTTAAGGTGATTTTAAAAAACGGAGAATATAAAACGCTTGGAAACGGTAAAAAATATTATCTTGGAAGCGTAGCTACGGAAAAAATCGAAAACGATTTAAATTAA
- a CDS encoding tetratricopeptide repeat protein, which translates to MQKINRLIGENKLDEALDLALDKLDKLNFDFKRFAGEISPEILEILRLISIIYYSKKEIMNSTEILLKTNNLTKQKFKNEPEIYAEIYADINNDLALNFKILKDYASALKFFEISSFVKKNLGADFIGEYAASLSEIAEIYAIKKDYKKACETYEKILEICKRNFNQNQTDWAEFYAQNLFYHSVAMFYNGAEFKNFLNKSIEISKNFKLSTAKQEKFLEFLKVQK; encoded by the coding sequence ATGCAAAAAATAAACAGATTAATAGGCGAAAATAAACTTGATGAAGCACTTGATTTGGCGCTTGATAAATTAGATAAATTGAATTTTGATTTCAAACGGTTCGCAGGCGAAATTTCACCTGAAATTTTAGAAATTCTACGCCTTATTTCCATAATTTACTACTCTAAAAAAGAAATAATGAATTCAACTGAAATTTTACTTAAAACAAACAATCTTACAAAACAAAAATTTAAAAACGAGCCTGAAATTTACGCTGAAATTTATGCGGACATAAATAACGATTTGGCGCTGAATTTTAAAATTTTAAAAGATTATGCTTCGGCTTTAAAATTTTTTGAAATTTCAAGTTTTGTGAAAAAAAATCTCGGCGCTGATTTTATCGGAGAATACGCAGCAAGTCTAAGTGAAATAGCCGAAATTTACGCAATTAAAAAAGATTACAAAAAAGCATGCGAAACATATGAGAAAATTTTGGAAATCTGCAAGCGAAATTTTAATCAAAACCAAACTGATTGGGCTGAATTTTACGCACAAAATTTATTTTATCATTCCGTGGCGATGTTCTATAACGGCGCGGAATTTAAAAATTTTTTAAATAAATCGATTGAAATTTCCAAAAATTTTAAATTATCAACTGCAAAACAGGAAAAATTTTTGGAATTTTTAAAGGTGCAAAAGTGA
- a CDS encoding phosphomannomutase/phosphoglucomutase produces MIEQIFREYDIRGIFGEELTKNSVSAIGYILGLELKKRNLKSVSVGTDARVSKDALFSWLAGGLKSAGCDVFDIGMLPTPVGYFSVFTHKFDANIMISGSHNPKEYNGFKITIGDDSFFGEELKKFGKEVVEFLGNSKNFKKINFNVKCEKYDILTPYVGFFEKEFSHLKNFDFPFVCDFANGVGGITAERICKALNLNAKFMFETPDGNFPNHHPDPSEEKNLTDLKKVIRDENFALGFGFDGDADRIAVLTKKHNFKGDELACLFALNMKNPKILGEVKCSSVMYDFIDKIGKSFMGKTGHSNIKKAIKEHGYDLGAEVSGHIYFKERYFGFDDAIYAMVRVLELIQKGISLDDEIEKLPKMYSTDEVKFHTTDEKKFSIIENVKNRVKNGVEGLPKIKEIITIDGIRIKFDHGWALVRASNTTPVIVTRFEADSAAFRDLLQEKFMEILKKEENEGK; encoded by the coding sequence ATGATAGAACAAATTTTTAGAGAATACGATATAAGAGGAATTTTTGGCGAAGAGCTTACCAAAAACAGCGTGAGCGCGATCGGTTATATACTCGGTCTGGAGCTAAAAAAAAGAAATTTAAAAAGTGTAAGCGTAGGAACGGACGCAAGAGTCAGTAAAGACGCGCTTTTTTCATGGCTTGCAGGCGGTTTAAAAAGTGCCGGTTGTGATGTTTTCGATATCGGTATGCTTCCTACGCCGGTTGGATATTTCAGTGTTTTTACGCATAAATTCGACGCAAATATAATGATTTCCGGTTCACACAATCCAAAAGAATACAACGGTTTTAAAATCACAATAGGCGATGACAGTTTTTTTGGCGAAGAGCTTAAAAAATTCGGCAAAGAAGTTGTAGAATTTTTAGGCAACAGCAAAAATTTTAAAAAAATAAATTTTAATGTAAAATGCGAAAAATACGATATTTTAACGCCTTATGTAGGTTTTTTTGAAAAAGAATTTTCTCATCTTAAAAACTTTGATTTTCCGTTTGTTTGCGACTTTGCAAACGGGGTTGGTGGAATTACGGCTGAGCGAATTTGCAAAGCATTAAACTTAAATGCAAAATTTATGTTTGAAACACCTGATGGAAATTTTCCAAATCATCATCCGGATCCGAGCGAAGAAAAAAATTTAACGGATCTTAAAAAAGTGATAAGAGATGAAAATTTCGCTCTTGGATTCGGTTTTGACGGAGATGCTGACAGAATCGCCGTTTTGACTAAAAAACACAATTTTAAAGGCGACGAACTTGCCTGCCTTTTTGCTTTGAATATGAAAAATCCGAAAATTTTAGGCGAAGTGAAATGCTCGTCTGTAATGTATGATTTTATCGATAAAATCGGCAAAAGTTTTATGGGAAAAACAGGACATTCGAATATAAAAAAAGCTATAAAAGAGCATGGATACGATCTTGGAGCCGAAGTTAGCGGGCATATATATTTTAAAGAGAGATATTTCGGATTTGATGATGCGATTTATGCGATGGTAAGAGTGCTTGAACTTATTCAAAAAGGCATTTCACTTGATGATGAAATAGAAAAATTACCGAAAATGTATAGCACTGATGAAGTGAAATTTCACACTACCGATGAGAAAAAATTCTCCATCATAGAAAATGTCAAAAATCGCGTAAAAAACGGTGTGGAAGGTTTGCCGAAAATCAAGGAAATTATTACAATAGATGGTATTCGAATAAAATTCGATCACGGTTGGGCTCTTGTCAGAGCAAGTAATACAACGCCTGTAATTGTTACCAGATTTGAAGCCGATAGTGCGGCTTTTAGAGATTTACTACAAGAAAAATTTATGGAAATTTTAAAAAAGGAAGAAAATGAAGGAAAATGA